The sequence GCCCGGCACCGAAGAGGCCCTCGCCGAGGTCTCACCGCGCCTGGCGGCCGCCGACGCGTTCGTGTTCGTCACGCCGGAGTACAACCACAGCTTCCCGGCGTCCCTGAAGAACGCCATCGACTGGCACAACGAGCAGTGGCACGCCAAGCCGATCGGCTTCGTCTCCTACGGCGGCATCTCGGGCGGCCTGCGCGCGGTCGAGCAACTCCGGCTCGTCATGGCGGAGTTGCATGCGACCACCATCCGCAACACGGTCAGCCTGCACAACGCCTGGGGCCTGTTCGACGAGGAGTACGCGATGAAGGACACGCAGAGCGACGCCGCGGCCAAGACGATGCTCGACCAACTCGCCTGGTGGGCCCAGGCACTGCGGGACGCCAGGAACGCCCGCCCCTACACCGCCTGATACAGCGTCAACAACACTGGG is a genomic window of Streptomyces gilvosporeus containing:
- a CDS encoding NADPH-dependent FMN reductase — translated: MSEQPQQLRVAVVVGSTREGRFAPVVTRWIKSHLDQRDDMSVDVVDLAETPLPTVFPAFGQPPAPGTEEALAEVSPRLAAADAFVFVTPEYNHSFPASLKNAIDWHNEQWHAKPIGFVSYGGISGGLRAVEQLRLVMAELHATTIRNTVSLHNAWGLFDEEYAMKDTQSDAAAKTMLDQLAWWAQALRDARNARPYTA